Proteins found in one Pempheris klunzingeri isolate RE-2024b chromosome 6, fPemKlu1.hap1, whole genome shotgun sequence genomic segment:
- the hapln4 gene encoding hyaluronan and proteoglycan link protein 4: MLLKQQWPLAFGKASFVVFILTSAVSVTSSSADVEKGRRKVVHVLEDDTGAVIVQTAPGKVMTHRGGAITLPCRFHHEPENTDPARIRIKWTKVTDALQFEDVFVALGRQQRVFGSYRGRVFLEQAGPGDASVIIQNVTLEDYGRYECEVTNDMEDDTGFVNLDLEGVVFPYYPREGRYKLNYHQGEDACKQQDAILASHSQLHKAWLEGLDWCNAGWLEDGSVQYPISHPRDQCGRKDTPAGVRNYGFRHKEDERYDAFCFTSKLNGKVYFLKRFKKVNYAEAMKACVRDGSVVAKVGQLYAAWKFQLLDRCEAGWLEDGSIRYPIVNPRSRCGGSQPGIRHLGFPDKKFRLYGVYCFRKNKDETAGGTETTKIPSDSLTRRKSSNSIPMNATRVI; encoded by the exons ATG ttgttaaagcagcagtggccTCTGGCCTTTGGGAAAGCCTCCTTTGTGGTTTTCATCCTGACCTCTGCCGTCTCAGTGACTTCCTCGTCTGCTGACGTAGAGAAGGGAAGGAGAAAAGTGGTGCATGTGCTCG AGGATGACACCGGAGCGGTGATTGTGCAGACAGCTCCTGGTAAAGTGATGACACATCGTGGTGGCGCCATCACTCTGCCCTGCAGATTCCACCATGAGCCGGAGAACACCGATCCGGCTCGCATTCGGATTAAATGGACCAAAGTGACTGATGCACTGCAGTTCGAGGATGTCTTTGTGGCGCTCGGAAG GCAGCAGCGTGTGTTTGGATCGTACAGAGGCCGTGTGTTTTTGGAGCAGGCAGGACCAGGTGACGCATCAGTGATAATCCAAAATGTCACACTGGAGGACTATGGACGCTATGAGTGTGAAGTCACTAATGACATGGAGGACGATACAGGATTTGTCAACCTCGACCTAGAAG GAGTGGTGTTTCCCTACTATCCCCGTGAGGGGCGCTACAAGCTCAACTACCACCAGGGAGAGGATGCCTGCAAACAGCAGGATGCCATTCTGGCCTCCCACTCTCAACTGCACAAG GCCTGGCTGGAAGGACTTGACTGGTGTAATGCTGGATGGCTGGAGGACGGCTCAGTCCAGTACCCCATCTCTCATCCAAGAGACCAGTGCGGCCGCAAGGACACGCCTGCTGGTGTTCGTAACTATGGCTTCAGGCACAAGGAGGATGAGCGCTATGACGCTTTCTGCTTTACTTCCAAGCTCAATG GCAAAGTATATTTCCTCAAACGTTTTAAGAAGGTGAACTATGCGGAGGCGATGAAGGCTTGCGTTCGAGATGGCTCAGTGGTGGCCAAAGTGGGTCAACTGTACGCTGCATGGAAGTTCCAGCTTCTGGACCGCTGTGAAGCCGGATGGCTGGAGGATGGCAGCATCCGTTACCCCATAGTCAACCCCCGCTCTCGCTGTGGAGGATCCCAGCCAGGCATCCGACACCTGGGCTTCCCTGATAAAAAATTCCGCCTCTATGGGGTCTACTGTTTCCGCAAGAACAAAGATGAAACAGCAGGTGGtactgaaacaacaaaaatccCTTCAGATAGTTTGACCAGGAGaaagagcagcaacagcatCCCCATGAATGCTACAAGGGTGATTTAA